In Anaerobacillus isosaccharinicus, one genomic interval encodes:
- the plsY gene encoding glycerol-3-phosphate 1-O-acyltransferase PlsY, translated as MAIFISILVGYLLGSISFSYVFGKRLKKVDIRQHGSGNAGATNTLRVLGVGPAIAVLLLDALKGIVAVLLGFYLAGEGLAPALAGLAAIVGHNWPVFLRFKGGKGVATTIGVLATLVFWPALLAGIIGILSIVITRFVSLGSLLFLLLTTLITILFRDHFMYPIEYAYLLIIVTILSFWRHRANITRLVKGNESKIGQKVKQ; from the coding sequence ATGGCAATTTTTATTTCCATCTTAGTAGGTTACCTACTAGGTTCGATTAGTTTTAGTTATGTTTTTGGAAAAAGGTTAAAGAAAGTTGATATCAGGCAACATGGTAGTGGAAATGCAGGTGCAACAAATACACTTCGTGTCTTAGGGGTTGGCCCAGCTATAGCTGTCTTACTGCTTGATGCATTAAAGGGCATCGTGGCTGTCTTATTAGGATTTTATTTAGCAGGTGAAGGATTAGCACCTGCTTTAGCGGGTCTTGCTGCTATTGTTGGACATAATTGGCCTGTATTTTTACGTTTTAAAGGTGGAAAAGGAGTTGCAACAACTATCGGGGTTCTAGCAACTCTCGTTTTTTGGCCAGCGCTACTAGCTGGTATCATCGGCATTCTTAGCATCGTTATTACTCGTTTTGTTTCACTTGGTTCGTTACTGTTCTTGCTATTGACAACGTTAATTACGATCTTATTCCGTGATCACTTCATGTATCCAATTGAGTATGCATATTTACTAATTATCGTGACAATTTTATCATTTTGGCGACATCGAGCTAACATTACAAGGCTAGTTAAAGGAAATGAAAGTAAAATTGGTCAAAAAGTAAAACAGTAG